ATCCGCACCACCCTCAATCTCGCCGGCGCCCTGGCCGACCGGCATGAAGTGACCGTCGTCTCCCTGCTGCGGCACCGCGCGCGCCCCCGGTTCGCGATCGACCCCCGGGTGACCGTCGTGCCCCTGGTCGACATCCGCGCGGAGGCGGCCGACGCGACCGATCCGCTGCACCGGCAGCCCGCCGAGGTCTTCCCCGCCGCCGAAGGCCGGTACAAGCAGTACAGCCGCCTCACCGACCGCCGGGCCGAGGAGTACCTGCGCGACTGCGACGCGGACGTCGTCATCGGCACCCGCCCCGGAATCAACGTGTACCTCTCCCGCTTTGGTTCGCCCCGCGCGCTGCGGATCGCCCAGGAACACCTCACCCACGACACGCACAACAAGAAGCTGCGAGCCCAACTGGCGCGCCACTACCGCGCCCTGGACGCGGTGGTCACCACGACCGAGGCCGATGCGACGGTCTACCGGGCGAGGATGCGTCTGCCCGGTGTGCGGATCCTCGCCATACCCAACGGTGTGCCCGAACCCGACGTCGCGCCCGTGGACGGCACCGCCAAGGTCATCGCCGCGGCCGGCCGACTGGTGCGTGCCAAGCGGTTCGACCTGCTCATCGAGGCGTTCTCCACGGTCGCCGCCAAGCACCCGGACTGGAGCCTGCGCCTGTACGGCACCGGCGCCGACCGGGAACGGCTGCAACGGCTGATCGACGACCAGGACCTGGGCGGCCGCGCGACGCTGATGGGCGTCGTCTCCCCGATCGAGACGGCCTTCACTCAGGCGTCCATCGTCGCCAGCGCCTCGGACGCCGAGTCGTTCGGCATGACCATCGTCGAGGCGATGCGCTGCGGAGTTCCGGTGGTCGCCACCGACTGCCCGCTCGGCCCCGCTGAGATCATCGAGGACGGGGTCGACGGGCTGCTGGTCCCCATGAACGACGAGCACGCCCTCGCGGCCGCCCTGCTCGACCTGATCGCCGACCCGGCGAACCGACGCCGCATGGGTGAAGCGGCCCTGGCCTCCGCCCGCCGCTTCGACCCCGCCGCACTGTCGCTCACCTACGACGAGCTCTTCACCGGCCTGGCCGCCACGCGTCGGGCGCGTGCCTGGCAGCGTGGGCGGGCCGCGTGGCGGGCACGTGCGGGGCGGGCCCTGCGCGGACTCCGTCGCTGAGACGGTGGACGAGGCGCCGCGCAGCCAGCCGGTACGGCCGGTGCGGCATAGGAGCTGCCACCAAGCGGTCAGGATGCGTTCAGGTGTCCGCTGACACCGTCGGCTCCATGACCTACGAAATCTCCGAGACACCCGAGGCCGAGCGGGGCGCGGGCGCCGCCCGGCGGGCACCCCGGCTGCGCTGGAACAAGGTGCCCGAAGTCACCGCGTACTTCTGGATCATCAAGGTGCTGTGCACGACAGTCGGCGAGACCGCGGCCGACCTGCTCAACGAGAAGGCGGGCCTGGGCCTGACCGGCGTGTCCCTCCTGATGAGCGCGTTGCTGGCGGTCGTCCTGGTGGTCCAGTTCCGTACGAAGGCCTACAGCGCCGGCGTGTACTGGCTCGCCGTGGCCCTCATCAGCGTCGTCGGCACGCTCATCAGCGACAACCTCACCGACAACATGGGCGTCCGGCTGGAGACCAGCACCACGGTGTTCGCGCTGGCCCTCGCCGTCGTCTTCGTCGTCTGGCACCGGCGCGAGGGAACGCTGTCGATCCACAGCATCGACACCACCGGCCGTGAGGCCTTCTACTGGCTCGCGGTCCTGTTCACCTTCGCCCTGGGAACAGCGGCAGGCGACCTCGTGGCCGAGCGCATGAACCTCGGATACCGGCTCTCCGCCGTCCTGTTCGCCCTGGCCATCGCCGCCGTGGCACTCGCTCACTTCACGCTGGGCCTGAACGCGGTCTGGAGCTTCTGGATCGCGTACGTGCTGACCCGGCCGCTCGGCGCCTCGATGGGCGACTACCTCTCGCAGCCGACCGGCGACGGAGGCCTCGGCCTCGGCACGGTGGTGACCAGTGTGCTGTTCCTCGCCGTCATCCTCGGCATGGTCGTCTACCTCGCGGTGACGCGGAAGGACGTGCTGGAGGCGCGGGACGGTGCCGTCGCCCGTCGAGCCGGCTGACCGGAGCGGCACACCAGCCGGAACCCGCGCCGGCGTGGCAACGGGGCGCGCCGCGTTCTGTTGCCACGCCGGCGCGGGTTCCGGGGGCGGTCGGCGCGGGCCTGCCGGCGCTTACGGATCCCTCTCCTCGCGCTGCCGGGGACCTGCGGGGACGCTCGGTGGCGCTCGATGCGGTCTAATGGAACCGCGCACACGGGGCAGGCCTGTACCGCTTTTCGCTGGTCGTCATCTCAGCCCCGGATCCGCGCGACCCTCAACTCCGGACGGTTGTGCATGACCTCTGTCTCACCCGGCTCCGCTTCCGCCCAGCCGACGCGGATCTCACCCGGCTCATCGACCGCACCACAGCACCAGAATCTCTTCCTTCAGCCGCAGTACACGGTCGAGCTGCCGCCACTGGAAGACGAAGAGGAGACCTTCTCGCCGCCGCCCTCGACGCAACGGCGACGTGGAGATGCCCGAGGCCGGTAACGGTGCCGCGCGCCAGAGGCGGTCTTGCTGCGGCAGCCTTTGAGGGCCTGCCGCAGCAATCGCGCTGATGCCTGACGTACGTCGCCCGAGGGCTTGGGTCTGAGGCAGCGCGGAGGATGTCGGCGGTACGCCTCACCGCTCTCGCTGCCGGTCCTGCCCCCGGCTCTTCAGCACGTGCCGCCTCCAACCGGGTCTTCCACCAGTTGTCGATCACCGACGGCGGGTGCAGACCTGACGTCAGGCTTCGCGTCTCACGCACACGAACGCATGGGCGGGAACGACGGGCTCGCCGGGTGTCGGGTCGATGGCGCCGATCCTGATGGCCACCGTCGCCACAGGGATCGGGGTGTTCACCGCCCGCGGGCGCATCAGGCGCCAACGGTGCGGGGGAGGGACCTTCTTGGCGGGCAACTCGAACGTCGCCAGTTCGACCCAACGGTCGTAGTTGGTCGGACAGCAACGTACCGGCGCGCTGCAACGCCGGCACGTACGCGGCTCGGCCCAATCCACGTCATCCGGGTCGAACGCGGGCTCCGGCGCCGCCGTGGCGCCCTCGCTCAGGGCAAGCTCGTTGGCGACCTTGTTCCAGCACCTGTCGCAGAGTTCGGCGGACAGGCGAATGATCCGTCCCCGCTCACGAACGTCGGGCCCGTTCGAGGAGCACAACAGGCATTCAGGCAGGCTGACACTGTTGAGAACCGCCATTTTCCGAGTGTGAGTGCCTGGTACAGCTTTGAGACAGGGCGCCTTTCGGCCTTATTCGGCAAAGTCGCACTGCACGCGGCACATCAGGGCGCACGCGGCCCTACCGCATCAGACCACCACGTACTCCGGTACGTGTCACGGCAGTCCGGCCTGCGTCGAGGGTCCTGCTTCCCGCGCCCGAGAGCATGCGGAACAGGCCGGAAACGGTGCGGTTGGCACAGCAGGCCGCCCGCACCGGACCGGGCTCGACATCCCGCTTCCGCTCCCGTTCCCCAGCGCCGCGCTGGAGTCCGGCGGGCCTCAGTGGCTGAATGAGGAGCCGAAGTGGGCGTCCGCCTGCGGCGTGCCGAGGCCGGCGGGGTTGAAGGTCGCGATGTTGCTGGTGACCGGGCCGTTCTTCGAGCCGCGCAGGACCCAGGCCGCGCCGGAGTCGACCTTCGGGGCGTCCTCCCACGGGGCGGCGACGATCAGATCCGCGCGGTTGTTGTCGTTGACGTCGGCGAGCTGTACCTCTTCGCCGAAACGGTCGCCCTGCTCCGATGCGCCGGGCACACCACTGGTGGACTGGGAGAACGCGAGGGCTCCACTGCCTGTCGGCCCCTTGGGCCCGCCCTTGAGGAGCACGACGCTGCCCGCCGAGTCGGTGCTGCCGATGTCTTCCCCGGGCACCCCGACGGCGAGGTCCGGGTAGCCGTCGCCGGTGACGTCGCCCGCTGCCAGTGCGAGGCCGAACTCGTCCCCGGTCTCGTTGACACCGGGGACCCCCGGAGTGTTCTGCGTGATGGTCGTCGTCCGGGTGGAGAGGCCGGAGGACGAGCCGTAGCGGATCTCGACCGTACCGGGGCGGTTGGTGATGTCCTCCTGGCTCGTGCCGAACTTGAAGGTGGCGAAGTCACCGAACCCGTCACGGTCGAAGTCGGCGACCACACCTCCTGAGGAGGGGGTGATCGCTCCCGGCACACGGGTGACGGAGCCGTCCTTGCCACCCTTCCAGAGGCGGGTGCCGTGTCCCATGTCCTCGAAGCCGTGGGTGGTGAGGATGTCGTCGGCTCCGTCACCGGTCACGTCGCCCACGATGAACTCGTAGCGTGAGTCCTCCTCGTCCTCGAAGGGGACGATGGTGCGGCCCGACGACGTGCCGGTCCGGGAGATCGGGCCGAACTCCACGCCCACCAGGCCGGTGCCGACGACCAGGTCCGCGTGCCCGTCACCGTTGATGTCACCGGCGGCCAGCGGGCCGTTGTGCGGGGGGAGCGAGAGTGCCACGGAGTCCTTCAGTCCCGTGGGCGAGCCCCACAGGATGATCGTCGGTCCGTTCTCCGACCCGACGACGAGATCGGTGTACCCGTCGCCGTCGAAGTCCCGGGCGGCGCTCACGCGGCCGAAGGAGTCGTAGTTCACGGCGTCACCGGGTATGCCCGCGGAGGCGCGGCTGATCACCTGGGGGCGCTTGGTGTCGACACCGCCGATGGATCCGTACAGGACGGTGACGTACCCGGCGTCGTCCTTGCCGTTCACGGTGCCACCGGGCGCCGCGACCGCGATGTCGGCGTACCCGTCGGCGTTGAAGTCCGTGACCGGCACAGCCGCCACCGGAGCAGCCCCGGCCGGGCCGGCGGCGCACACGGCACCCGTGACGAGCGCCGCGACAGCGACTGCGATGGTGAGAGAACGGCGCACTGACGAGCCTCCGTGAACAACGGGACGTACCACTGACGACTGGATGACCGTCGAGGGGGCGATTTGGTTGTACGCGTCCACCGGCGAATCCTGGTCGCGATCAGGACGCACCGACGAAGCGAAGGAGACCTGTGATCACCCAGGGAGCCGAAGTCTCCGGCCGATGCGCCGACTGCGCCGGGACCACTACGTGCGACGTGGGTCAGTTCGTCGACCACGGAACGCTTTCCTGGACGGTGGAAGGGCGATGCGCGGACTGCTCGAGTGCCTGGTGCGAGCAGGGTGAAGGTCCCGTCACACCCGAGAGCATTCGACAGGCGTTGCTCCAGGAGCACGGGCCGACGCGGCTCCGTCTGACGGGCGACGCGCCGAGCCTCGTGCCCGTGCTGCGGAGCCTTCGTGCCCTGCACGGGTTGTCCCTGGGGGAAGCACGGGTCGCGGCCACGCGCCTTGCCGCGACCGGCTTCGTCGGCACCCTGGTCGAGGTGGAGATCCTGGCGCTCCATCTGCGGAGTCGCGCTGTCGCGGTGGCCGTGGAACCGGGGGAACAGCCGACGACCGCGGACCGGCGCGAACGGTCGGAAGGCGACTCTGCAACGACCCCTTTGGCAGCCCTCCCTACTTCCAGTCGCCGAACAGGCCGGAACTGAGCTGTGCGGTGCAGATGTTGTAGCCGCCGGCCGCGTGACCCTTCTTCGTGTTGCCCGCGACCGTGACCGAGCAGCGAATGTCGCCGGACCCCTGCAGTTGTGCGGTGAGTGAGTAGTACAAGGCGTCCTCGTTGAAGGGCAGAGTGGTCTCGAACCTGCCGTTCTTCCAGGTGCCTTTGCGGCTGTCCGTGTCGGAGCCGTACGTGATGTCCAGCGGGCCGAGGGCACCGGCCGGCGCTGTGCCCCACGCTTTGAAGACGACGAGCTTCTTCTCCGTCCCCTGTTTCTTGCCGGCGCTTCGGCCACTGCTCTTGTGCGTGTCCGCGGAAGACGTCTCGCTCTTCGAAGCGGACGACGTGGACTTGGTCGAGTCCGAGCCGCCACTGGCGACCGCGGCGATGATGCCGATGACTACGAGCACTCCGGCACATCCGAGGCAGCCGAACCCCACGACCTTCCCCCGGCCGGACTTCTTGGGTGGCTGAGGCGGGAACGGCGGCTGCTGTCCGTAGGGCTGCTGAGGTCCTCCCCAGCCGGGCTGCTGCGGCGGCTGCTGCGGGTGGCTCATGGTTCCCCCTGAGGTGGTGCGGTGAATGTGCGATGTGTGACTCAAGGGGCCCGGCATGCGGTTGCCGCCGAAGGCGGGGTTCATCCGATCGTGTGGAGCGAGCCCGTCGATCAGTGCCGCAGGCGCAGGAACGGCGTCCACGAGCCGCCGCGGCCCCCGTTCTCTCGCGTCCCCAGGGTCGGCGAAGCCACGTCCGGATGGGGTCGGACGGGTGAACCCCGCGCGGCGAGTTGTCGGGATGTGCCGGGCACGGCGGGGAATGTGCAGGCTGTCCGTTGCTGATCTCCCGCGAGGGCAGTTGTCCCGGGGACAGCAACCAGCCGAGGGAAGGAACCCGCTCCGTGTCTGCCGAACTCTCCGACGACCTGAAGAAGCTCATCGACGACAACCCGGTCTTCGCCACCATCGCCACGATCCAGCCGGACGGCAGTCCGCAGCTGACGATCACCTGGCTCGGCCGGGACGGCGATGACCTGTTGGTCTCCACGACCGTGGGCCGCCGCAAGGAGAAGAACCTGCGGGACGACCCGCGGATCACCGTCATGATCAACCCGCCGAACGCGCCCTACACCTACGCCGAGATCCGCGGCACGGCCACGCTGACCACGGAGGGCGGTCAGGAACTCATCGACGAACTGTCGCGGAAGTACACCGGCAAGGACTACGCGGACTTCAACTCCGCCTCGAAGGACGACGCCGAGCGCGTCGTCGTCCGCGTGACCCCGCGCAAGGTGGTCGGCTCGATCTGATCCGGGCGGCGCCATCCCGGATACGGGACGGACGTCCGTCGCGTCCCTCCCCGACCCCCGGCCCGGGGAAGGGGCGCGCCCGGCCCAGCCCTCGGACGGCCGCGCCTTCCGTGGCCGGCCGTCAGGGACCCGCGAGTTCCGGTGTCCGCTCGTCGACCGGTGCGGCTGCTCGGCGGGGGAGCAGCAGGGGGGTCGTCAGCAGGAGGACACCGGCGAGGGCCAGGGCGGTGCGGGGGCCGAGCAGGGCGGCGAGTGCTCCCCAGAGCGCGGTGAGGAGCGCCGTCGTCGCCTTCGTCGTCACGGTCCACGCCGTCAGCGTCCGGGCCACCCGGTCGGGCGCGGTGCGCTGGAGGCGGTAGGTCGCGTAGACCGGGTTGAAGACCCCGCAGCAGAAGATCAGCCCGAGTTCGACACCCATGACCAGCAGCAGTCCCGGGGTTCCGGATCCGATGAAGGCCAGCCCGATGGGCCAGATCGCGCGCAGTGTTCCGGCCCCGCGCAGGATCCGGTGCTGACCGAACCGGGCGGCGAGCGGCCGGGCCAGACGTGAGCCGAGCAGGCCGCCGACGGAGGGTGCGGCGAAGGCGAGACCGTACTGCCACGGCTCGTATCCGAGCCGGCTGAGCATGAGGACGGCGAGCAACGGTTCCGTGGCCATCACCAAGCCGTTGAACAGAGCGGTGTTGAAGAACAGCGGGCGCAGGGTCCCGTCGGCGAGGATGTAGCGCCACCCGTCGAGCAGGTCGCGGACCCGCATGCGCCGTGCCTCCCGCCGTTCGGGCAGGGGTTCGCGGGCTCCCGACGCGCGGATGCCGAGGGCCGAGAGGAGGTAGGTGACCGCGTCGGCCACCACGGTGGCCACCGGGCCGAGGATCCCGATGGCCGCGCCTCCCAGCGGCGGGCCGATGATCGCGGTCGTCCAGGCCGTGGACTCGAAGCGCGCGTTGGCGACGAGCAGATCCTCCGACGGCAGCAGCGTCTTCAGGTAGGCGCCCGAGGCGGCGCGGAAGGTGATGTCACCCGCCGCCACCACCACGGACACCAGCAACAGCTGAACGAAGGTGAGCGCACCGCACGCGAAGGCGACCGGGATCGTCAGAAGCGCCGCGAACCGCACCAGGTCCATGGTGATCAGCACCGGCCGCTTGCGGCGGAACTCCACCCACGGGCCGAGCGGCACCGCCACCGCCGCACCCACCGCCGCTCCCACGGAGGAGAGCGCGGCGACCCGGGCCGGGCCGGCGTGCAGTACCTGGATGGCGATCAGCGGGAACGCGCCGAAGGCGAGCCACGTGCCGAGCGCGCTGGTTCCGTACGCTCCCCAGAGCCAGCCGAACGGCCGCCCCAGCCGCTGCCCGAGCAGCCGTCCGAACGGCCTTCGGGGCTGCCGGCCACTCTTCATGCCCTGAGTTCCTCGCTTCCCACCCGTACAACCATTGCGCGATCAGGAGCATCAAAGCGGGCGGCTTCCGCTGGATCAAACAACCGCGGGACCACCCGCTCACAACTATTGGTTGTGTACGTAGGGTGGCGGAATGGACCTCGACACCGTTCGGACCTTCGTCGCCGCCGCCGACGCGGGGCAGTTCCAGGAGGCCGCCGCCGAGCTGGCGATCACCCAGCAGGCCGTCTCGAAACGCATCGCGGTACTGGAGCGCAACCTGGGGGTGCGGTTGTTCACCCGCACCCCGCGCGGCGCCGAGCTCACCATCGACGGCCAGGCGTTCCTGCCCCACGCGCGCGAGCTGCTGCGCGTCGCCGAACGCGCGCTCGCGTCGGTCCACACCGTGCGGCGCGCGTTGCGCGTCGACGTGATCGCCTCGCGCGGCGCGGCGGCGGGCCTGCTGCGCGGTTTCCACCGGGCGCATCCCGAGATCGAACTCGACGTGGTGATGCTGTTCGACATCGAGACGGCCGTCGCCGCCATCCGCTCGGGCACCATCGACGCGTCCTTCCGCGCCGTCGCCGTCCCGGACAAGCCGCTGCCGCCGGACATCGCATCCGTCCGGGTGCTGGACGAGCCGCTTCAGCTGATGACCGGACCCGCCCACGCGCTGGCGGGCGCCCGGTCGGTCACCGTCGCGCAACTCGTGGGGCACCGGATCTGGATGCCGGGCATCGTCCCTGGTACCGAGTGGGCTGTCTTCTACGACGACCTGGTCGCCGAGTTCGGTCTCACCATCGAGGCGACCGGCCCCAACTTCGGCTCGGACGCCCTTCTGGACACCATCGCCGACACCCCGGCCCTGGCCACCTTCATGGGCGAGCACACCCGCCACGTCTGGCCCGCCGGCTACGGGCTGCGCATGATCCCGGTGACCGACCCCATGCCGGTCTACCCGCACTCCCTCCTGTGGCACCGCGACAACCCCCATCCCGCGTTGGCCACCCTTCGTACCCATCTGGCCGCCTCGGACGCCGGCTACGGCGCGGCCGGCACGTGGGTGCCGGACTGGGTGTCGGAGAGCTGAACGGAGCCGCCACGCGGGACGGGAGGCAGAGGCCGGACCTCGGCCGCTGTCGCCCCGACCTCCCGGTGGTCAGCTCGTACCGAGCATCTCGGACGTGAGAACGGTCCCGCCCAGGCCCCAACCGCCCTCAG
The window above is part of the Streptomyces sp. NBC_01428 genome. Proteins encoded here:
- a CDS encoding glycosyltransferase family 4 protein; its protein translation is MKITFLIHNVYGIGGTIRTTLNLAGALADRHEVTVVSLLRHRARPRFAIDPRVTVVPLVDIRAEAADATDPLHRQPAEVFPAAEGRYKQYSRLTDRRAEEYLRDCDADVVIGTRPGINVYLSRFGSPRALRIAQEHLTHDTHNKKLRAQLARHYRALDAVVTTTEADATVYRARMRLPGVRILAIPNGVPEPDVAPVDGTAKVIAAAGRLVRAKRFDLLIEAFSTVAAKHPDWSLRLYGTGADRERLQRLIDDQDLGGRATLMGVVSPIETAFTQASIVASASDAESFGMTIVEAMRCGVPVVATDCPLGPAEIIEDGVDGLLVPMNDEHALAAALLDLIADPANRRRMGEAALASARRFDPAALSLTYDELFTGLAATRRARAWQRGRAAWRARAGRALRGLRR
- a CDS encoding COG4705 family protein yields the protein MTYEISETPEAERGAGAARRAPRLRWNKVPEVTAYFWIIKVLCTTVGETAADLLNEKAGLGLTGVSLLMSALLAVVLVVQFRTKAYSAGVYWLAVALISVVGTLISDNLTDNMGVRLETSTTVFALALAVVFVVWHRREGTLSIHSIDTTGREAFYWLAVLFTFALGTAAGDLVAERMNLGYRLSAVLFALAIAAVALAHFTLGLNAVWSFWIAYVLTRPLGASMGDYLSQPTGDGGLGLGTVVTSVLFLAVILGMVVYLAVTRKDVLEARDGAVARRAG
- a CDS encoding DUF6083 domain-containing protein → MAVLNSVSLPECLLCSSNGPDVRERGRIIRLSAELCDRCWNKVANELALSEGATAAPEPAFDPDDVDWAEPRTCRRCSAPVRCCPTNYDRWVELATFELPAKKVPPPHRWRLMRPRAVNTPIPVATVAIRIGAIDPTPGEPVVPAHAFVCVRREA
- a CDS encoding FG-GAP-like repeat-containing protein, with translation MRRSLTIAVAVAALVTGAVCAAGPAGAAPVAAVPVTDFNADGYADIAVAAPGGTVNGKDDAGYVTVLYGSIGGVDTKRPQVISRASAGIPGDAVNYDSFGRVSAARDFDGDGYTDLVVGSENGPTIILWGSPTGLKDSVALSLPPHNGPLAAGDINGDGHADLVVGTGLVGVEFGPISRTGTSSGRTIVPFEDEEDSRYEFIVGDVTGDGADDILTTHGFEDMGHGTRLWKGGKDGSVTRVPGAITPSSGGVVADFDRDGFGDFATFKFGTSQEDITNRPGTVEIRYGSSSGLSTRTTTITQNTPGVPGVNETGDEFGLALAAGDVTGDGYPDLAVGVPGEDIGSTDSAGSVVLLKGGPKGPTGSGALAFSQSTSGVPGASEQGDRFGEEVQLADVNDNNRADLIVAAPWEDAPKVDSGAAWVLRGSKNGPVTSNIATFNPAGLGTPQADAHFGSSFSH
- a CDS encoding PPOX class F420-dependent oxidoreductase; the encoded protein is MSAELSDDLKKLIDDNPVFATIATIQPDGSPQLTITWLGRDGDDLLVSTTVGRRKEKNLRDDPRITVMINPPNAPYTYAEIRGTATLTTEGGQELIDELSRKYTGKDYADFNSASKDDAERVVVRVTPRKVVGSI
- a CDS encoding MFS transporter, whose amino-acid sequence is MKSGRQPRRPFGRLLGQRLGRPFGWLWGAYGTSALGTWLAFGAFPLIAIQVLHAGPARVAALSSVGAAVGAAVAVPLGPWVEFRRKRPVLITMDLVRFAALLTIPVAFACGALTFVQLLLVSVVVAAGDITFRAASGAYLKTLLPSEDLLVANARFESTAWTTAIIGPPLGGAAIGILGPVATVVADAVTYLLSALGIRASGAREPLPERREARRMRVRDLLDGWRYILADGTLRPLFFNTALFNGLVMATEPLLAVLMLSRLGYEPWQYGLAFAAPSVGGLLGSRLARPLAARFGQHRILRGAGTLRAIWPIGLAFIGSGTPGLLLVMGVELGLIFCCGVFNPVYATYRLQRTAPDRVARTLTAWTVTTKATTALLTALWGALAALLGPRTALALAGVLLLTTPLLLPRRAAAPVDERTPELAGP
- a CDS encoding LysR family transcriptional regulator — its product is MDLDTVRTFVAAADAGQFQEAAAELAITQQAVSKRIAVLERNLGVRLFTRTPRGAELTIDGQAFLPHARELLRVAERALASVHTVRRALRVDVIASRGAAAGLLRGFHRAHPEIELDVVMLFDIETAVAAIRSGTIDASFRAVAVPDKPLPPDIASVRVLDEPLQLMTGPAHALAGARSVTVAQLVGHRIWMPGIVPGTEWAVFYDDLVAEFGLTIEATGPNFGSDALLDTIADTPALATFMGEHTRHVWPAGYGLRMIPVTDPMPVYPHSLLWHRDNPHPALATLRTHLAASDAGYGAAGTWVPDWVSES